From one Variovorax sp. PBL-H6 genomic stretch:
- a CDS encoding OmpA family protein, with product MVFRRPALLAAALSGALLAGCAAPFTTRVTLLPQADGSSSAVIVRANNDDERTLSQPYQRATAKARGGPVIDQVDAARLRTEHEVLFEMMPEPVLNYTVYFDIGGLVLTGSSQIAMNDALKAALARSGGEIVVTGHTDTLGSSVRNDELSRRRAEQVRQLFLAQGFPAHRIEVAGRGERDLAIPTADEVEEPRNRRVTIDVR from the coding sequence ATGGTGTTTCGCCGCCCCGCCCTTCTCGCCGCCGCACTGTCGGGCGCGCTGCTCGCAGGCTGCGCTGCGCCATTCACGACGCGCGTGACCCTGCTGCCACAGGCAGACGGCTCGTCCTCGGCCGTGATCGTGCGGGCCAACAACGACGATGAACGGACGCTGTCCCAACCCTACCAGCGCGCCACCGCCAAGGCGCGAGGCGGACCGGTGATCGATCAGGTCGACGCAGCCCGGCTGCGGACCGAGCACGAGGTGCTCTTCGAAATGATGCCGGAGCCGGTGCTGAACTACACCGTGTACTTCGATATCGGCGGCCTGGTTCTCACCGGCTCCTCGCAGATCGCGATGAACGACGCCCTCAAGGCCGCGCTGGCGCGCAGCGGCGGCGAGATCGTGGTGACGGGGCATACCGACACGCTCGGTTCCTCAGTCCGCAACGACGAGCTGTCGCGGCGCCGCGCCGAGCAAGTCAGGCAGCTGTTCCTGGCGCAAGGCTTCCCAGCACATCGGATCGAGGTGGCGGGCCGCGGCGAGCGCGACCTGGCCATCCCGACGGCAGACGAGGTCGAAGAGCCGCGCAACCGTCGCGTGACCATCGACGTCCGCTAG
- the tyrS gene encoding tyrosine--tRNA ligase, translated as MKTGFVTTTSLSEGVGRALEISLRGTDELLPEDEWVKKLQRSEATGQPLRIKLGLDPTAPDIHIGHTVVLNKMRQLQDLGHTVIFLIGDFTTTIGDPSGRNSTRPPLSREQIEANAQTYYRQASLVLDPSKTEIRYNSEWSDPLGARGMIQLAAKYTVARMMERDDFSKRFKAGQSISVHEFLYPLMQGYDSVALKSDLELGGTDQKFNLLVGRHLQQEYGQEPQCILTMPLLEGLDGVEKMSKSKNNYIGISEDANTMFAKVLSISDELMWRWYMLLSFRSLAEIAALKAEVDGGRNPKDAKVALAKEITARFHSAAAAEAAEQDFINRSKGGVPDEIPEVSLSGAPLGIAQLLKQAGLAPSTSEGNRLIDGGGVRVDSSVVGDKGLKLAAGTYVVQVGKRKFARVTLS; from the coding sequence ATGAAAACGGGTTTTGTTACAACCACAAGTCTGTCCGAAGGTGTAGGACGAGCCCTCGAAATTTCACTTCGTGGCACCGACGAACTGCTGCCCGAAGACGAGTGGGTGAAGAAGCTCCAACGCTCGGAGGCTACAGGCCAGCCCTTGCGCATCAAGCTGGGCCTCGATCCGACCGCCCCGGACATTCACATCGGCCACACGGTGGTGCTCAACAAGATGCGGCAGCTGCAGGACCTGGGCCATACGGTCATCTTCCTGATCGGCGACTTCACCACGACCATCGGCGATCCTTCAGGCCGCAACAGCACCCGGCCCCCGCTTTCGCGCGAGCAGATCGAGGCCAACGCGCAGACGTACTATCGCCAGGCCAGCCTGGTGCTGGACCCGTCGAAGACCGAGATTCGCTACAACTCCGAGTGGAGCGATCCGTTGGGGGCGCGCGGCATGATCCAGCTCGCCGCGAAGTACACGGTGGCACGCATGATGGAGCGCGACGACTTCAGCAAGCGCTTCAAGGCCGGCCAGTCCATCTCGGTGCATGAATTCCTCTACCCGCTGATGCAGGGCTACGACTCCGTAGCGCTCAAGTCGGACCTCGAGCTGGGGGGCACCGACCAGAAGTTCAACCTGCTGGTCGGCCGCCATCTGCAGCAGGAATACGGCCAGGAGCCGCAGTGCATTCTCACGATGCCGTTGCTGGAGGGACTGGACGGCGTCGAGAAGATGTCGAAAAGCAAGAACAACTACATCGGCATCAGCGAAGACGCCAACACCATGTTCGCCAAGGTACTGTCGATCTCGGACGAGCTCATGTGGCGCTGGTACATGCTGCTGTCTTTCCGCTCGCTGGCCGAGATCGCGGCCTTGAAGGCCGAGGTCGATGGCGGCCGCAATCCGAAAGACGCCAAGGTGGCGCTGGCGAAGGAGATCACCGCGCGCTTCCACAGCGCGGCCGCGGCCGAAGCGGCGGAGCAGGACTTCATCAACCGCAGCAAGGGCGGCGTGCCTGACGAGATCCCGGAGGTTTCGCTGTCGGGGGCCCCCCTGGGCATCGCGCAATTGCTCAAGCAGGCGGGCCTGGCGCCGTCGACTTCGGAAGGCAACCGTTTGATCGACGGCGGCGGCGTGCGCGTGGACTCCAGCGTGGTCGGCGACAAGGGGCTCAAGCTGGCCGCCGGCACCTACGTCGTGCAGGTCGGCAAACGCAAGTTCGCCCGCGTCACGCTCAGCTGA
- a CDS encoding M23 family metallopeptidase, whose protein sequence is MINGILAAEEALASRLAHTFRTYPRQITAAIAALLLSAGGGAFAVASLGPDASELPVKQVFEAVKPLAFENQVEALDTHGFTLFRTETTRSSDTAEALLRRLGIADDAAAAFVRGNQEARMALLGRPGRTVTAEASQDNTLQKLSARWIPDGDGAFKRLVVEKVGSGFRAHTEIDALVPGTRLASGIVRTSLFAATDDARIPDSVASQLADIFSGEVDFRSLRKGDRFAAVYETFEADGQTLRSGRVLSAEFESNGKLHQALWFQEPGQKGAYYRPNGDSLRRAYLNFPVEFTRVSSGFATRMHPILNTWRQHNGVDYAAPTGTAVRTVGDGTVEFAGTQSGYGNIVIVNHRNNQQTAYAHLSRIDVKTGQTLTQGQTVGAVGSTGWATGPHLHFEFRINGEYHDPATIAQQDGGAPISPAARPSFDRLALATRTELAAAFSVVQASAD, encoded by the coding sequence TTGATCAACGGCATTTTGGCCGCCGAAGAAGCGCTTGCTTCGCGGCTGGCGCACACCTTTCGGACCTACCCGCGGCAGATCACGGCCGCCATCGCCGCCCTGCTGCTGTCTGCCGGCGGCGGTGCCTTCGCTGTCGCTTCGCTCGGCCCGGACGCGTCCGAACTGCCCGTCAAGCAGGTGTTCGAGGCTGTCAAGCCGCTCGCCTTCGAGAACCAGGTGGAGGCGCTCGACACCCACGGCTTCACCCTCTTCCGCACCGAGACCACGCGCTCGAGCGACACCGCCGAGGCGCTGCTGCGGCGCCTGGGCATCGCCGACGATGCCGCGGCCGCCTTCGTGCGCGGCAATCAGGAGGCGCGCATGGCGCTGCTCGGCCGCCCGGGCCGCACCGTCACGGCCGAAGCCAGCCAGGACAACACGCTGCAGAAGCTCAGCGCCCGCTGGATCCCCGACGGCGATGGTGCCTTCAAGCGCCTGGTGGTCGAAAAGGTCGGCAGCGGCTTCCGCGCCCACACCGAAATCGACGCCCTGGTGCCTGGCACACGGCTGGCCAGCGGCATCGTCCGCACCTCTCTCTTCGCCGCCACGGACGACGCGCGGATCCCCGATTCGGTGGCCAGCCAGCTGGCCGACATCTTCTCCGGCGAAGTCGACTTCCGCTCGCTGCGCAAGGGCGACCGCTTCGCCGCCGTCTACGAGACCTTCGAAGCCGATGGCCAGACGCTGCGCAGCGGCCGCGTGCTGTCGGCAGAGTTCGAGAGCAACGGCAAGCTCCACCAGGCGCTGTGGTTTCAGGAGCCCGGGCAGAAGGGTGCCTACTACCGCCCGAACGGCGACAGTCTGCGCCGCGCCTACCTGAACTTCCCGGTCGAGTTCACACGCGTATCGAGCGGTTTCGCGACGCGCATGCACCCGATCCTCAACACCTGGCGCCAGCACAACGGCGTGGACTACGCGGCACCGACCGGCACAGCGGTGCGCACCGTGGGCGATGGCACCGTGGAGTTCGCGGGTACGCAGAGCGGTTACGGCAACATCGTGATCGTGAACCACCGCAACAACCAGCAGACGGCGTATGCGCACCTCAGCCGCATCGACGTGAAGACCGGCCAAACCTTGACCCAGGGCCAGACGGTGGGCGCCGTCGGCTCGACCGGCTGGGCCACCGGCCCGCACCTGCATTTCGAATTCCGCATCAACGGCGAGTACCACGATCCCGCAACGATTGCGCAGCAGGACGGCGGGGCGCCGATCTCTCCGGCTGCGCGACCTTCGTTCGACCGGCTGGCACTCGCCACGCGCACCGAGCTGGCCGCTGCCTTCTCCGTCGTCCAGGCCAGCGCCGATTAG
- a CDS encoding anhydro-N-acetylmuramic acid kinase, which translates to MAEDLFIGLMSGTSLDGVDGVLADFSGGRISVRAHATASFPVSLRAELLALNSVGGDNELHRAALAGNGLARVYSEVVHQLLADTGTSPAAVTAIGAHGQTVRHRPGEFDDIGYTLQINNPSLVAELTGICVVADFRSRDLAAGGQGAPLVPGFHRALFARDEQAVAVLNIGGISNLSLLPAGSGTVLGFDCGPGNALLDHWCQSHLGQPFDTDGRWAATGRVLPDLLSRCLADPYFAKPPPKSTGRDLFNPTWLVGRLAGAAGESADVQATLAELTAVVCATELQRHGKDIRLLIICGGGALNEHLMGRLRALLPTVQVLSSAERGLPPQQVEAAAFAWLARSTVRRESGNLASVTGARGARVLGAIYPA; encoded by the coding sequence ATGGCTGAAGATCTCTTCATCGGCCTGATGTCCGGCACCTCGCTCGATGGTGTTGACGGCGTTCTGGCCGACTTCTCGGGCGGGCGCATCTCCGTGCGAGCCCATGCCACGGCGAGTTTCCCGGTTTCGCTGCGCGCCGAGCTGTTGGCGCTCAATTCCGTGGGCGGCGACAACGAATTGCACCGCGCCGCCCTGGCCGGCAACGGGCTCGCGCGCGTCTATTCCGAGGTGGTCCACCAACTGCTCGCCGACACCGGCACATCGCCCGCGGCCGTGACAGCCATCGGTGCGCACGGGCAGACCGTGCGGCACCGGCCCGGCGAGTTCGACGATATCGGCTACACCTTGCAGATCAACAACCCCTCGCTCGTTGCGGAGCTTACCGGCATCTGCGTGGTGGCCGATTTCCGCAGCCGCGACCTCGCGGCCGGCGGCCAGGGCGCGCCGCTGGTACCCGGCTTCCACCGAGCGCTGTTCGCGCGCGACGAGCAGGCCGTAGCGGTGCTCAACATTGGCGGCATCTCCAATCTGAGCCTGCTGCCTGCCGGCAGCGGCACGGTGCTGGGCTTCGACTGCGGCCCCGGCAATGCGCTGCTCGACCATTGGTGCCAGAGCCATCTTGGACAGCCCTTCGATACGGATGGCCGCTGGGCCGCCACCGGCCGCGTGCTGCCCGACCTGCTCTCGCGCTGTCTCGCCGACCCCTACTTCGCCAAGCCACCGCCCAAGAGCACCGGCCGCGACCTGTTCAATCCCACCTGGCTAGTCGGGCGCCTGGCGGGCGCAGCCGGCGAGTCGGCCGATGTGCAGGCAACGCTGGCCGAGCTGACGGCCGTCGTGTGCGCCACCGAGCTGCAGCGCCATGGCAAAGACATCCGCCTGCTGATCATCTGCGGCGGCGGTGCGCTCAACGAGCACCTCATGGGGCGCCTGCGAGCCCTTCTGCCCACGGTCCAGGTGCTCTCCTCGGCCGAGCGCGGCCTGCCGCCTCAGCAAGTCGAGGCGGCCGCCTTCGCATGGCTGGCGCGCAGCACGGTCCGCCGGGAATCCGGCAACCTCGCGAGCGTGACGGGCGCACGCGGAGCCCGCGTGCTGGGCGCGATCTACCCGGCCTGA
- the mdtD gene encoding multidrug transporter subunit MdtD, whose translation MSNPVSMRKSLLWLVAVGFFMQTLDATIINTALPAMAASLGESPLRMQSVVVAYSLTMAMLIPASGWIADRFGTRRVFFSAIVVFVLGSVACALSRSIGPLVAARVLQGLGGALLLPVGRLALLRTVPRAEFLAAMSFVAIPGLIGPLLGPTLGGWLVQYASWHWIFLINVPVGLAGCLATLRLMPDLRAVQQRPFDSVGYAMLAFGMVAVSLALDGVSGLGLRQAGVLLLLVFGFASITAYWLHAVRRPDPLFSPSLFSIPTLSIGLLGNLFSRLGSSCMPFLIPLLLQVSMGYTPLRAGLMMLPIALAGMAMKRAAAPLITRFGYRRVLVVNTALVGLTMASFGLAAPSQPVVLHILQLLAFGAVNSLQFTAMNTVTLRDLDEGMASSGNSLLSMVQMLAMSLGVAGASAVLAGYTEVFGSLDALATLHAFQATFSSMGLITVASALIFWHLPPHARAVQPEQPEVSGQH comes from the coding sequence ATGGCCGCCAGCCTGGGAGAGAGCCCGCTGCGAATGCAGTCGGTGGTGGTGGCTTATTCGCTGACGATGGCAATGCTGATCCCGGCCTCCGGCTGGATCGCCGACCGCTTCGGGACCCGGCGCGTGTTCTTCTCGGCCATCGTGGTGTTCGTGCTCGGCTCGGTGGCCTGCGCGTTGTCGCGCAGCATCGGCCCGCTGGTGGCTGCTCGGGTGCTCCAGGGCCTGGGCGGCGCGCTTCTGCTGCCGGTGGGACGGCTGGCGCTGCTGCGCACGGTGCCTCGTGCGGAGTTCCTGGCAGCCATGAGCTTCGTGGCGATTCCAGGGCTGATCGGTCCGCTTCTCGGCCCCACGCTGGGTGGCTGGCTGGTGCAGTACGCCTCCTGGCACTGGATCTTCCTGATCAACGTGCCGGTGGGGCTGGCGGGGTGCCTGGCCACGCTCAGGCTGATGCCGGACCTTCGGGCCGTGCAGCAGCGGCCGTTCGACAGCGTGGGCTACGCCATGCTGGCCTTCGGCATGGTTGCCGTCTCGCTGGCACTCGATGGTGTTTCAGGGTTGGGCCTGCGCCAGGCAGGCGTGCTGCTGCTGCTGGTGTTTGGCTTCGCCAGCATCACTGCGTATTGGTTGCATGCGGTCCGTCGGCCAGACCCGCTTTTTTCCCCTTCGCTCTTCTCCATTCCGACGCTCAGCATCGGCCTGCTGGGCAACTTGTTCTCGCGCCTCGGCAGCAGCTGCATGCCCTTCCTCATTCCGCTGCTCCTGCAGGTCTCGATGGGCTACACCCCGCTTCGCGCCGGGCTGATGATGCTGCCGATCGCACTCGCCGGCATGGCGATGAAGCGGGCCGCCGCGCCGCTGATCACCCGCTTCGGCTATCGCCGGGTGCTGGTGGTCAATACCGCGCTCGTCGGGCTCACGATGGCCAGCTTCGGCCTGGCCGCGCCGTCGCAGCCGGTGGTGCTGCACATCCTGCAGCTGCTGGCTTTCGGCGCCGTCAATTCGCTGCAGTTCACCGCGATGAACACCGTGACCTTGCGCGACCTCGATGAAGGCATGGCCAGCAGCGGAAACAGCCTGCTCTCGATGGTGCAGATGCTGGCGATGAGCCTGGGTGTCGCGGGTGCCAGCGCGGTCTTGGCAGGTTACACCGAGGTGTTTGGCAGCCTCGATGCGCTGGCCACGCTGCATGCCTTCCAGGCGACCTTCTCGAGCATGGGGCTCATCACGGTGGCCTCGGCCCTGATCTTCTGGCACCTGCCGCCGCACGCGAGGGCCGTCCAACCCGAGCAACCCGAAGTTTCGGGCCAGCACTAG